The DNA region AGTCTGGGCTGCGGGCGTGGTTCCCAGAGGCAGTCTGAGTGGGTGTGGGCGTGGCTTGCCGTGGCCCTGGTTTGCTGCAGCGGGTGAGGCCGCGGCACtagggcagggctgtgggcgtgGCCACGCAGACTGACAGGCGGGTGGGCgtgtccctggctcccccccccagGTGACATGCTGGTGATGGACGAGCTGGGCTACATGTACTTCCGGGACCGCAGCGGGGACACTTTCCGCTGGAAGGGCGAGAATGTGTCCACCACGGAGGTGGAGGGGGTGCTCAGCCGCCTGCTGGGCCAGACGGACGTGGCGGTGTACGGGGTGGCCGTGCCAGGCAAGTGCGGTGTGGGGTCGCCCGCGCCTGGGGCCGCCTCTGAGCCGGCATTCGGGGAGGGGGCGCACCCTGGGGAGGGGCCGCGGGCCCTGACGGGCATTGGTCCCCGCAGGCGTGGAGGGCAAGGCGGGCATGGCGGCCATCGCGGACCCCCAGGGCCGGCTGAGCCCCGACGCGCTCTACCAGGAGCTGCAGAAGGTGCTGGCGCCCTACGCCCGGCCCATCTTCCTGCGCCTGCTGCCCAAGGTGGACACCACAGGTGCGTCCCCCGGCCCCCcgcgtctgtctgtctgcaggCGTAGCCTCCGCTTTCCCTCCCTGCTGCCTGCACCTGCCCGACTGTGGCATCCTGGAGGGCTTTGCAATTCTCCAGACAGGGAGGAGACGGCGCGGCATCTGGTGCCAGGGGCGTGTGTGCGCCGGTGGGCATGGCCTGGTGTCAATAAAGCTTTATTCACAAAACCAGGGAGCGGACCCCCAATAAGCCTTTGCGCCATTCCCCACTCCGGCTTCTTTGGCAGTGGTGGGCGGGGCATTGGGGCAATTCCAGAATCCCAGAggccttcctggaggaggtgtggTTCCTGGATCTGAAGGAACAGCCTAGGGGCAGCCTGGGGGTGTGGATGGCCAGCTGGGAACCACCTCCCACTGCCTCCCCAGGAACCTTCAAGATCCAGAAGACACGGCTGCAGCAGGAGGGCTTCGACCCCCGCCAGACCTCCGACCGCGTGTTCTTCCTAGACCTGAAGCAGGGCCACTACCTGCCGCTGGACCTGGATGTCTACACCGGCATCTGCTCTGGGGCCTTTGCGCTCTGAGGGTCGGCCGCACGGCGTCCTCCCTACCCGCCCAGACCCCCCTGCCTTTCGGGGCCTCACCCTCCCTCAGACTCGTCTAGGGAGCTCAGTCTGCATTGGGGACACTCAGCTTGGGGCGTCCCTGGCACCCTCAGCTGTGCCTTCAGGAGTCCCCTGCCCAGGCCGCCTGGCCCCCCTCCGGGGACAGCACGGGCCAGCGAACGTGGAGGGGGCATCTCCTCACCACCTGTCCCTCCCGACCCTGGTGGGTGTCCCCTACCCCGATGCCGTGGCACATTCTGGAGTGGACTGTGGCCACTTGGGGATCTGAGTGTCTGAGCTGCCTGCTGCCTCTTTTAAGGGGAAACCCTCTTGGCAGTGGGGAGAGGCCTGTTCTCTCCCAGCATGGCCTGTGTGCGGGTGTTGGGGGGGCCCTGTCCCCTGACCCTCACTGCCGGCCGGCCTTGCCAGTGAGAGCTGGAGCCCGGGTGGGCGGTGACACCTCGGGCGGCCCCAGTGGCTGCTGCTGGAATGTGGGGACCAGCGTGGAGGGACGGGAGTGCCCACGGCCCCCAGGTGCCTGTTACTGGATGAAATAAACCTGCCCCGTCCCTGGCCCTTTGCCGTGTCctgttcttgctggggctccggGACCTGACGCCGGGGGTGGTACTCTGGGGCTGGCATGGCCTCAGGGGGACTAGGAGGGCAGTTAGGATGTCAGCCCTGGGTCTGAGCTGAGCCAAACCAGAACCGGGGGCTCTGCATTCTGTTGTCTGTCACAGTCTGTCACGTGTCCACTGCATCATGTCCCCACTTCTGGAGACAGAGGGACCTGTGGGTAACTGGGGTTACCACTCGAGTGGGGGCAAGGGCATTCTGGGTAAGACCCCTTTTGGATGGCATGAGCCCAAGGTACAGATGGGGAGACTGACGCACTGGAGCTTTAACTGTGGCCTCGGTCACAAGGCACAAGACCCAACCTTTGCTCAGTACCAAAGCCTCCCTGAGGCTCATGGGGTGCCAAGGATGAGAGCCCAGTGCCTTCTCCACGGTGCCCCCTTCTGGGCTGCGGCGTGCTGTCTGGTCCGTGTGGGGCTGGACACTGAGCTGAGGAGCACAGCTGTAGAAAGGCGGGTGTGAAACCCCTGAACCGTCTCCTGGATTGGGGAGTCTGaggtttctgactgttcctggtTTACGTTTTTCACGAGACAGTGACCAGAGCCCCACTCAGCTCCGGCACTCGCCTGTTGGGATTTAACCCAGTGCTTCATGGACAAGCACTCAGGGGCTTTCGGTACTCCTGACACATTCGCCATGTGTGCAGCCCCAACCGGTCTGCTTCTAGAACATCCTGTCCTACCCCTAGGGCGCTCTGCATCCTGTGGAAGGGCCTGTTTTGAATATTTCCTGCACTCCTGGGAAGCGCTGAGGGGAAGAGCTGAGTAACATCAGGGCGGAAGTTCGCTCCTTTTAATGGGAGACTGGCCCTCTCCTGTCTGGTTAGAACTTAACCTGTGGACCCACGCGCCCGCTGATGGACGCCGAGCGGCTCCCAGGCTCCTGTGGCTGCACCCACTGATTCTCAGAACAAACTGGGGTAAGGCAGGTCCCACAGCACACGTGGGCTTGCTCCCGGTGAGGCTGCCTTTGGTCTCTTTACTGAACCCTGTGTGATCCGTAAAGCAGTCTCTAGATCAGGCCCTGGGGAGGGGTCCTTGCATATTTCTGTTTTCTGGGTGGTCTTTCACTTTCCTTGTAGGCTTCTTAGAAGTGTGGACCAATCACAAGGATTTACAGATTTATTGATGAGAGCATGGGGCAGGGACAGACAGACCATCACCCTGGCACAAGACCTTGGGGACTGAGCTCGGGACTTCACACGTTAAAGTCCAAGGATTTATCCACCGTCGCCAGAGAGTTTCATACCAAAACCTTATTGGCAACGAtgttctggctgtctatccaacggTACATCCCCACAGCGGAGGGCCTGTTTTGCGGAAATGctagggggctggggggtggcgcacctggctaagtgcacgttacaatgtgcaaagacccgggttcaagtccccagtccccatctgcagggagaaagcttcacgagtggtgaagcagggctgcaagggtctctctccctctctatcctccccttccctttctatttctggctgtttctatccatcaaagattttttttttttttttttaaccagagcgctgctcagctctggctcaaggtggtgcaggagactgaacctgggacttcggagcctcaggtatgggagtctgtttgcataaccattatgctatctacccctgcccaataaagattattttaaaaagatgttatagAAAGCTCAGCAGCCCTAGGTCGCCCCCAAATGCACGCTCCTGCAGGACACCTCCCGCCTGCCCGTCCGCACCCCCAGCCACCGCAGGGATCCACTGGGTCTGGGCCCCCACCTGGTGCCAGCAGGTGCAGTCACCGGCCACACCCACCTGCCCGCTCCCGGCCCAGCTTCACCCGCGCCATTGCGCATGTGCGAACACCGGCCGTCCAATCACAGGTGCAGCCGGGAGCAGGGGGCGGGCTCACGCAGGCGCGTTGGCGGCGGGCCGGGCCTCGCTTCCGCCTCTGCCATCGCTATGGCCGCGCCGGGGCCCGGGCTCGTCTCCGTCTTCTCCAGCCCGCAGGAGCTGGGTGCGTCGCTGGCGCAGCTGGTAGCGGAGCGGGCGGCCGGCTGCCTGGCGGGCTCCCGCGGCCGCTTCGCGCTCGGTCTGTCGGGAGGCAGCCTGGTGTCACTGCTGGCCCGCGAGCTGCCCGCCGCCACCGCCTCGGCCGGCCCGGACGCCCTGGCGCGCTGGACGCTCGGCTTCTGCGATGAGCGCCTGGTGCCCTTCGAGCACGCCGAGAGCACGTACGGCCTCTACCGGGTGAGCGACGGGCGCCGGCGCGGGCCACGCCGAGGGTCAGCGCTCGCAGGCCACGCCCCCGGGGGAGCGCAGCGCGAACGCGCGGGGACGGGGGCCGCCGAGGGTCAAAGCTCCTCGCTTTCGCTCCGGGGTCGCCAGGAGGCCACGCCCCCCTCCCCGCGCGGGTACAGGGGCCGCCGAGGGTCACAGCTCCTCGCTTTCGCTCCGGGGTCGCCAGGAGGCCACGCCCCCCTCCCCGCGCGGGGACGGGGGCCGCCGAGGGTCAATCCGCGAAGGCGAAGCCCGGCACCCGCACCTGCTCTTGGCATCCCCCTAAACTGGACCCCCCCACCTGTCAGGACCTGAGCTTTGATGGGTGATCAGGGGGCTCCCCTGGAAGCAGGGGGTCACCTTCAGGGTttcctgagcagagaagcaggctgggaggagTAAAGCATgaggaaagtgggggggggggccctgTGGCAGGAGCCCGCCCTGCACCCCCCCCCGTAGCCTCCCGCCTCAGGACTCAGGACGGTGGTGCAGAACCGGCTCCCCCAGCTGCAAacagctttttcattcagacacaaGGCAGGGCGggagagatgtcacagcactggagcttcccctggcgcCGCGGCCCTGCCATGCGGAGCCTGGACGCAAAGATGGGGCACACGCCCTGCCCAGTAGCTGCTTCTCTCGCCGCTGCTCTTGGGGTTTGGGACAACCTGAAGTCAGGGGTCCCCACGCGGTACACTGATTTTTCAGAACCAGCGCCCGCACAAGATGCGGCGCCGGGCCTCGAACCCTGGGCCTCCGACAGACGCTGCAGGGTGGGGGGCCCTATCTGCTGGGGCCCGGGGCCCCGGGTGGAGAAAGGGAGCTGGGCCCGCGCCAGGGAGCATGAGCCAGCACTTCCTCTCCTGGAACCTTCCAGACACCGCCCAGGCCAGCCAGCGGGGAGGAGGGGCCCCAGGTGACATCactggctggaacccaggtcctcacagcaGGTGCCGTGTGCCCTCCCTCCACCGGGTGCAGTGACCCCTGGCCCCCAAAAGAAACATATCGTCTCCAAATCGGGATGAGCCCGGGGTCTACAGCGGgtctgattcctggcaccacagagGGGGAccccacagcaccagaggaagctccagagcTGTGCCGTCTCTCCCTCCGCCACCCCCAACGACAAAGCAAGTCAAGCGGTGTTGGCGGTCATCCTCGCACCCCGCTGACGCCCCCACTTCCCTGCAGACCCAGCTGCTGTCCCAGCTGCCCGTGCCCGCCAGCCAGGTGCTCACCATCGACCCGCAGCTGTCCGTGGAGGCGGCAGCCGAAGACTACGCACAGAAGCTGCGGCaggtgagcctgatgggtggggCCTCAGGGTGCGGGGACCCCCGGGGACCCCTCAGTGactcccccatcccacccctccccaggcCTTCCAGGGTGACTCTGTCCCTGTGTTCGACCTGCTGATCCTGGGCGTGGGCCCCGACGGCCACACCTGCTCGCTCTTCCCCGGgcaccccctcctgcaggtgagagcaCCCCCTTCCCCGCTGGGCTCCCCAAGATACGACCCCGAGGGAAGGGCTGGAGCAGGGCTGGGGCGGGGCTGGAGCCCCCAGTGTCCCGAGGAAGCTTCAGGCCTGATCTGTCTCACTGGGTGGGGAGCCCACAGACGGCCTGCTGACCGGGGGGACGGACCCACAGACAGCCTGCTGACCAGGGGGGAGAGGGACCCACAGACGGCCTGCTGCCCGGGGGGGACGGACCCACAGATGGCCTGCTGACCAGGGGGGAGAGGGACCCACAGACGGCCTGCTGACCAGGGGGGAGAGGGACCCACAGACGGCCTGCTGACCAGGGGGGACAGACCCACAGACGGCCTGCTGACCCGGGGGGACGGACCCACAGACGGCCTGCTGATCGGGGGACGGACCCACAGACGGCCTGCTGATCAGGGGGGACGGACCCACAGACGGCCTGCTGCCCCGGGGGAGAGACCCACAGACGGCCTGCTGCCCCGGGGAGACGGACCCACAGACGGCCTGCTGCCCCGGGGGGACAGACCCACAGACGGCCTGCTGACTGGGGGAGGGACCCACAGACGGCCTGCTGCCCCGGGGGGAGAGACCCACAGACGGCCTGCTGCCCCGGGGGGAGAGACCCACAGACGGCCTGCTGCCCCGGGGGGAGAGACCCACAGACGGCCTGCTGCCCCAGGGGGACGGACCCACAGATGGCCTGATGACCAGGGGGACGGACCCACAGATGGCCTGATGACCAGGGGGACGGACCCACAGATGGCCTGCTGACCAGGGGGACGGACCCACAGACGGCCTGCTGACCCGGGGGGACGGACCCACAGATGGCCTGATGACCGGGGGGACGGACCCACAGATGGCCTGCTGACCGGGGGGACGGACCCACAGACCGCCTGCTGACCAGGGGGGACGGACCCACAGACAGCCTGCTGACCCGGGGGGACAGACCCACAGACGGCCTGCTGCCCCGGGGGGACAGACCCACAGACGGCCTGCTGACTGGGGGAGGGACCCACAGACGGCCTGCTGCCCCGGGGGGAGAGACCCACAGACGGCCTGCTGCCCCAGGGGGACGGACCCACAGATGGCCTGATGACCAGGGGGACGGACCCACAGATGGCCTGATGACCAGGGGGACGGACCCACAGATGGCCTGCTGACCAGGGGGACGGACCCACAGACGGCCTGCTGACCCGGGGGGACGGACCCACAGATGGCCTGATGA from Erinaceus europaeus chromosome 23, mEriEur2.1, whole genome shotgun sequence includes:
- the PGLS gene encoding 6-phosphogluconolactonase, whose product is MAAPGPGLVSVFSSPQELGASLAQLVAERAAGCLAGSRGRFALGLSGGSLVSLLARELPAATASAGPDALARWTLGFCDERLVPFEHAESTYGLYRTQLLSQLPVPASQVLTIDPQLSVEAAAEDYAQKLRQAFQGDSVPVFDLLILGVGPDGHTCSLFPGHPLLQERERTVAPIRDSPKPPPERVTLTLPVLNAARTVVFVATGEGKAAVLKRILEAREPLPAALVQPHTGELRWFLDEAAARLLSLPVEKHSAL